One window of Arvicola amphibius chromosome 6, mArvAmp1.2, whole genome shotgun sequence genomic DNA carries:
- the Nrn1 gene encoding neuritin, which yields MGLKLNGRYISLILAVQIAYLVQAVRAAGKCDAVFKGFSDCLLKLGDSMANYPQGLDDKTNIKTVCTYWEDFHSCTVTALTDCQEGAKDMWDKLRKESKNLNIQGSLFELCGSGNGAAGSLLPALSVLLVSLSAALATWFSF from the exons ATGGGACTTAAGTTGAACGGCAGATATATTTCACTGATCCTCGCGGTGCAAATAG CTTACCTGGTGCAGGCCGTGAGAGCAGCGGGCAAGTGCGATGCGGTCTTTAAGGGCTTTTCAGACTGTTTGCTCAAACTGGGCGACAGCATGGCTAACTACCCGCAGGGCCTGGACGACAAGACGAACATCAAGACCGTGTGCAC ATACTGGGAGGATTTCCACAGCTGCACGGTCACAGCTCTTACGGATTGCCAGGAAGGGGCGAAAGATATGTGGGATAAACTGAGAAAAGAATCGAAAAACCTCAACATCCAAGGCAGCTTATTCGAACTCTGCGGCAGCGGCAACGGGGCGGCGGGGTCCCTGCTCCCGGCGCTTTCCGTGCTCCTGGTGTCTCTCTCGGCAGCTTTAGCGACCTGGTTTTCCTTCTGA